The following proteins are encoded in a genomic region of Protaetiibacter sp. SSC-01:
- a CDS encoding DEAD/DEAH box helicase: MATSGQKTRSGSKSSASRSTQRRRAHQDETGIIPVLARVVRGIENAAERGKVNAANRVRYRVVAVLAREERARIKADAGLSEAERTKELTRLDGIATIMAKTAARDASLIQLLTDTAPLSPAAQEVRRTLLMEAGTPLAPEDLVVVTEPEAKPVVEEKQVVPVSVRQYQMSNPFLAPDFAAYQQPKPKPRGDLDSWELIEPLFRSFEVGAGGGAASMELPEARSLATPGGIELMRHQARFVESAREGHRTYLLADEPGLGKTAQALLAADVANAYPLLVVVPNVVKVNWAREVEKWTPHRTATVVHGDGDDVDAFADIVVVNYEILDRHVAWLSRRGFRGMIVDEAHFIKNKESQRSKNVQALSASIRRQFPNPLLVALTGTPLINQIEDFRMIWQYLGWIDEKKPLPALMERLEETGLTPVDPGFFAAARRVVVDMGIVRRKKVDVAADIPARRIADIPVELDGEAGRSIREAERALVGRLLERLRRLRASRPDSELADLIRLVAAAELEESKQSESSGVNVFAMVRRIGQAKATPAADYTVNLARNVGKVVFFAKHIDVMDAAEAHFAKAGLKTISIRGDQNSKVRQAEIDAFQNDPEVSVAVCSLTAAGVGVNLQAASNVVLAELSWTNAEQTQAIDRVHRIGQELPVTAWRIIAAQTIDGRIAELIDAKAGLAARALDGEAGEAAEGSVQLEALVALLTDAARSL; this comes from the coding sequence ATGGCCACATCCGGCCAGAAGACCCGCAGCGGGTCGAAGTCGTCCGCGTCCCGCAGCACGCAGCGGCGCCGCGCCCACCAGGACGAGACGGGCATCATCCCCGTGCTCGCGCGCGTCGTGCGCGGCATCGAGAACGCCGCCGAGCGTGGCAAGGTCAACGCCGCGAACCGCGTGCGCTACCGCGTCGTCGCGGTGCTCGCGCGCGAGGAGCGCGCCCGCATCAAGGCGGATGCGGGCCTCTCCGAGGCGGAGCGCACGAAGGAGCTCACGCGCCTCGACGGCATCGCGACGATCATGGCGAAGACGGCCGCACGCGACGCGAGCCTCATCCAGCTGCTCACCGACACGGCGCCGCTGAGCCCCGCGGCGCAGGAGGTGCGCCGCACGCTCCTCATGGAGGCCGGAACGCCGCTCGCGCCCGAGGACCTCGTCGTGGTCACGGAGCCCGAGGCGAAGCCCGTCGTCGAGGAGAAGCAGGTCGTGCCGGTCTCGGTGCGCCAGTACCAGATGTCGAACCCGTTCCTCGCGCCCGACTTCGCGGCCTACCAGCAGCCGAAGCCCAAGCCGCGCGGCGACCTCGACAGCTGGGAGCTCATCGAGCCGCTGTTCCGCTCCTTCGAGGTCGGTGCGGGCGGCGGCGCCGCGAGCATGGAGCTCCCCGAGGCCCGCTCGCTCGCGACGCCCGGCGGCATCGAGCTCATGCGCCACCAGGCACGCTTCGTCGAGTCCGCGCGCGAGGGCCACCGCACCTACCTGCTCGCCGACGAGCCGGGCCTCGGCAAGACCGCCCAGGCGCTCCTCGCGGCCGACGTCGCGAACGCCTACCCGCTCCTCGTCGTCGTGCCGAACGTCGTCAAGGTCAACTGGGCGCGCGAGGTCGAGAAGTGGACCCCGCATCGCACGGCGACCGTCGTGCACGGCGACGGCGACGACGTCGACGCGTTCGCCGACATCGTGGTCGTGAACTACGAGATCCTCGACCGTCACGTCGCGTGGCTCTCGCGTCGCGGTTTCCGCGGCATGATCGTCGACGAGGCGCACTTCATCAAGAACAAGGAGTCGCAGCGCTCCAAGAACGTGCAGGCGCTCTCGGCATCGATCCGCCGCCAGTTCCCGAACCCGCTGCTCGTCGCCCTCACCGGCACGCCCCTCATCAACCAGATCGAGGACTTCCGGATGATCTGGCAGTACCTCGGCTGGATCGACGAGAAGAAGCCGCTCCCGGCGCTCATGGAGCGCCTCGAGGAGACGGGCCTCACGCCCGTCGACCCGGGGTTCTTCGCCGCGGCGCGTCGCGTCGTCGTCGACATGGGCATCGTGCGCCGCAAGAAGGTGGATGTCGCGGCCGACATCCCCGCGCGCCGCATCGCCGACATCCCCGTCGAGCTCGACGGCGAGGCCGGCCGCTCGATCCGCGAGGCCGAGCGTGCGCTCGTCGGCCGCCTGCTCGAGCGTCTGCGCCGCCTCCGTGCGTCGCGCCCGGACTCGGAGCTCGCCGACCTCATCCGCCTCGTCGCGGCGGCCGAGCTCGAGGAGTCGAAGCAGTCGGAGTCGTCGGGAGTCAACGTCTTCGCGATGGTGCGCCGCATCGGCCAGGCGAAGGCCACACCGGCGGCGGACTACACCGTCAACCTCGCGCGCAACGTCGGCAAGGTCGTGTTCTTCGCGAAGCACATCGACGTCATGGACGCGGCCGAGGCGCACTTCGCGAAGGCGGGCCTCAAGACGATCTCGATCCGCGGCGACCAGAACTCGAAGGTGCGCCAGGCGGAGATCGACGCGTTCCAGAACGACCCCGAGGTCTCGGTCGCGGTGTGCTCGCTCACCGCGGCGGGCGTCGGCGTCAACCTGCAGGCGGCGTCGAACGTCGTGCTCGCGGAGCTCAGCTGGACGAACGCGGAGCAGACGCAGGCGATCGACCGCGTGCACCGCATCGGCCAGGAGCTGCCGGTCACGGCGTGGCGCATCATCGCCGCTCAGACGATCGACGGACGCATCGCGGAGCTCATCGACGCGAAGGCCGGTCTCGCGGCCCGCGCGCTCGACGGCGAGGCGGGCGAGGCGGCCGAGGGCTCGGTGCAGCTCGAGGCGCTCGTGGCGCTTCTGACGGATGCGGCGCGCTCCCTCTGA
- a CDS encoding aminotransferase class IV, with amino-acid sequence MNVVALIDFDAAGAATGHRLVDPDAPQLLVTDLGATRGDGIFETASLVHGSVQALEAHLQRLVQSAAMLQLPAPDIDVWRDAVREVGATLTAGGVTEGSIKFVLTRGVEGAGVPTGWVFGTDSPDFTADRTDGIRIVLLDRGYRHDVSQTSPWLLAGAKTLSYAVNRAVQREAARRGADDVLFVSSDGYLLEGPTSTLVMRMGGRLVTPRVDIGILAGTTQADLFAWAESAGFATGYELLTPDDLAAADAAWLVSSVRHVAPVRAVDGAARAIDAELTARMNAALDARTE; translated from the coding sequence ATGAACGTCGTCGCCCTCATCGACTTCGACGCCGCGGGCGCCGCGACGGGCCACCGCCTCGTCGACCCGGATGCGCCGCAGCTGCTCGTGACCGACCTCGGCGCGACGCGCGGCGACGGCATCTTCGAGACCGCGAGCCTCGTCCACGGCAGCGTCCAGGCGCTCGAGGCGCATCTGCAGCGGCTCGTGCAGTCCGCCGCGATGCTCCAGCTCCCCGCACCCGACATCGACGTGTGGCGGGATGCCGTGCGCGAGGTCGGTGCGACCCTCACCGCGGGCGGGGTGACCGAGGGGTCGATCAAGTTCGTTCTCACGCGCGGCGTCGAGGGCGCAGGGGTGCCGACCGGCTGGGTGTTCGGCACCGACTCACCCGACTTCACGGCGGATCGCACGGACGGCATCCGCATCGTGCTCCTCGACCGCGGCTACCGCCACGACGTCTCCCAGACCTCGCCGTGGCTCCTCGCGGGCGCCAAGACCCTCAGCTACGCCGTCAACCGCGCCGTGCAGCGCGAGGCCGCGCGACGCGGTGCCGACGACGTGCTCTTCGTCTCGAGCGACGGCTACCTCCTCGAGGGCCCGACGTCGACGCTCGTCATGCGCATGGGCGGCCGTCTCGTGACGCCGCGCGTCGACATCGGCATCCTCGCCGGCACGACGCAGGCCGACCTCTTCGCGTGGGCCGAGTCGGCCGGATTCGCGACGGGCTACGAGCTGCTGACGCCCGACGACCTCGCAGCGGCGGATGCGGCGTGGCTCGTCTCGAGCGTGCGTCACGTCGCGCCCGTGCGCGCCGTCGACGGCGCCGCTCGCGCCATCGACGCGGAGCTCACGGCGCGCATGAACGCCGCGCTCGATGCGCGCACGGAGTGA
- a CDS encoding tryptophan synthase subunit alpha, whose product MSSRDETGVRRRASLEVLRAEAGDELGTVVHERLRAGEDPWEFMQELPTVDELVVLTLRAELIHADNDRRPSREVDYRMLRQIALAYPPLSTTVWSMLDADRTRRRTA is encoded by the coding sequence GTGAGTTCCCGCGACGAGACCGGCGTGCGCCGCCGCGCGAGCCTCGAGGTACTGCGCGCCGAGGCCGGCGACGAGCTGGGCACGGTCGTGCACGAGCGCCTGCGCGCCGGCGAGGACCCGTGGGAGTTCATGCAGGAGCTGCCCACGGTGGACGAGCTCGTCGTGCTGACGCTGCGCGCGGAACTCATCCACGCCGACAACGACCGCCGCCCGAGCCGCGAGGTCGACTACCGGATGCTGCGCCAGATCGCGCTCGCCTACCCGCCGCTGTCGACGACCGTCTGGAGCATGCTCGACGCCGACCGCACCCGACGGAGGACCGCATGA
- a CDS encoding DnaJ domain-containing protein has product MPDSPLAASPYEVLGVAPTASEAELRRAYRKRLRETHPDAGGRADEFHAVQDAWELVGSPEARAAYDARGLRVSTPERPAYAPQAPRARTDSRPQARSSGHPGGWYRERYLAELREWAGRGVEIPDPYDVALVRSAPRQVKHLLAAAIAEERSARELTMLGIGYSVWHDVATRAGKIDHIVLGPSGLWALLSEDWGGEVRTKGSELVGPAVGGEKPVHELSVRARAFGREARVKFSAIGVVVPDADAPSVVDLGSLRGSRALLIPQPQLAHVVRTGIPGVGTGGTDLFELRSRIQAAVRFA; this is encoded by the coding sequence GTGCCCGACAGTCCGCTCGCCGCGTCGCCCTACGAGGTGCTCGGCGTCGCTCCGACCGCGAGCGAGGCCGAGCTGCGGCGCGCGTACCGCAAGAGGCTGCGGGAGACGCATCCGGATGCGGGCGGTCGCGCCGACGAGTTCCACGCCGTGCAGGACGCCTGGGAGCTCGTGGGAAGCCCGGAGGCGCGCGCGGCGTACGACGCGCGGGGTCTGCGCGTGTCGACCCCCGAGCGGCCCGCCTACGCGCCGCAGGCGCCTCGCGCGCGCACCGACTCCCGCCCCCAGGCTCGCTCGAGCGGGCATCCGGGCGGTTGGTACCGCGAGCGGTACCTCGCCGAGCTGCGCGAGTGGGCGGGTCGCGGCGTCGAGATCCCCGATCCCTACGACGTCGCCCTCGTGCGCTCGGCCCCGCGGCAGGTGAAGCACCTCCTCGCCGCCGCGATCGCGGAGGAGCGCTCGGCGCGCGAGCTCACGATGCTCGGCATCGGATACAGCGTGTGGCACGACGTCGCCACGCGCGCGGGCAAGATCGACCACATCGTGCTGGGCCCGAGCGGCCTCTGGGCGCTCCTGAGCGAGGACTGGGGCGGCGAGGTGCGCACGAAGGGCTCGGAGCTCGTGGGGCCGGCCGTGGGCGGCGAGAAGCCCGTGCACGAGCTCTCGGTGCGGGCGCGCGCGTTCGGCCGTGAGGCGCGCGTCAAGTTCTCGGCCATCGGCGTCGTCGTGCCGGATGCCGACGCACCCTCCGTCGTCGACCTCGGCTCGCTGCGCGGATCCCGCGCCCTGCTCATCCCGCAGCCGCAGCTCGCCCACGTCGTGCGCACGGGCATCCCGGGCGTGGGCACGGGCGGAACCGACCTCTTCGAGCTGCGCTCGCGCATCCAGGCGGCCGTGCGCTTCGCCTGA
- a CDS encoding transglutaminase-like domain-containing protein has protein sequence MDPEVVRASRHTPFSDPGALRARWEALPADADVAAIGAVVRNLLYHYRADGIEVPEERRSDIDARWVRRILALDAQRHPEPLDVPRERAERVAGCCRDYTLLAVSALRERGVPARSRVGFAGYFGEGFHHDHVVVEFHDGGRWVRADAQLEPAWHPFDTCDLPAAGLAGFATAAEVWRAIRAGEADARSFGVFPGSPFAGEPFVFDYVLRDLAHRMGDELLLWDIWGAMSEQPTDAEAAWMDGLAALTIAADAGDDDAASELARRYERDDRLNPRGRVLQASPYGQPDVEVDLVADAP, from the coding sequence ATGGATCCCGAGGTCGTCCGAGCTTCTCGTCACACCCCGTTCAGCGATCCCGGCGCGTTGCGCGCCCGCTGGGAGGCGCTCCCCGCGGATGCGGACGTCGCCGCGATCGGCGCCGTCGTGCGCAACCTGCTGTACCACTACCGAGCAGATGGGATCGAGGTGCCCGAGGAGCGGCGGTCCGACATCGACGCGCGCTGGGTGCGACGCATCCTCGCGCTCGACGCGCAGCGGCATCCGGAGCCCCTCGACGTGCCGCGCGAGCGCGCCGAACGGGTCGCGGGGTGCTGCCGCGACTACACGCTCCTCGCGGTGTCGGCCCTGCGGGAGCGCGGCGTGCCGGCCCGCAGCCGCGTGGGGTTCGCGGGCTACTTCGGCGAGGGGTTCCACCACGACCACGTCGTCGTCGAGTTCCATGACGGCGGGCGCTGGGTGCGGGCGGATGCGCAGCTCGAGCCCGCCTGGCATCCCTTCGACACATGCGACCTGCCCGCGGCGGGACTCGCCGGCTTCGCGACCGCCGCGGAGGTGTGGCGGGCGATCCGGGCGGGGGAGGCGGATGCGCGCTCGTTCGGCGTGTTCCCGGGCTCGCCGTTCGCGGGTGAGCCGTTCGTGTTCGACTACGTCCTCCGCGATCTCGCCCACCGCATGGGCGACGAGCTGCTGCTGTGGGACATCTGGGGCGCCATGTCGGAGCAGCCGACGGATGCCGAGGCGGCCTGGATGGACGGGCTCGCCGCTCTCACGATCGCGGCCGACGCGGGGGACGACGACGCGGCGAGCGAGCTCGCGCGCCGGTACGAGCGAGACGATCGCCTCAACCCGCGCGGGCGCGTGCTGCAGGCGAGCCCGTACGGTCAGCCCGACGTCGAGGTCGACCTCGTGGCCGACGCACCCTGA
- a CDS encoding DUF2510 domain-containing protein, whose protein sequence is MSLSAAAPVAAWYPDPTDADSLRWWDGLGWTSHTRPRPAQVPQSLPTPDPATAYIPEAPPTSAPVQPDPVAAAPAPPVPAAPPAPAVAAPDPTQLAAALAAAPAPAAGTAGIAAAPPPAPGTAAPVEAAAVAPAPVEVPAAAPVAEVAPVEAVVPAAPVAPAAPAVDESQSVAAARAAFAAAQAEKAAAAAAAAAQVAAQAAAGLAAVEAAGATTPAAPSASPAPPAAGGGEEHFTSVAQARAAFAAKRASKNAGTSEPAAAASAPEPEPEAPALQSLAPNDDGRPISVAAARAAAAKAKAEAAKLGVPETETATTERKWHLPKLP, encoded by the coding sequence GTGAGCCTCAGCGCCGCTGCTCCGGTCGCCGCCTGGTACCCGGACCCGACTGACGCCGACTCGCTGCGCTGGTGGGACGGTCTCGGCTGGACCTCGCACACGCGCCCGCGCCCTGCCCAGGTGCCGCAGAGCCTGCCGACGCCCGACCCGGCGACGGCCTACATCCCGGAGGCGCCGCCGACCTCCGCTCCCGTGCAGCCGGACCCCGTCGCCGCGGCGCCCGCTCCGCCCGTGCCCGCCGCCCCGCCCGCGCCCGCGGTGGCCGCGCCCGACCCGACTCAGCTCGCGGCGGCCCTCGCCGCCGCCCCGGCTCCCGCCGCGGGCACCGCCGGCATCGCCGCGGCACCTCCGCCCGCACCCGGGACCGCGGCGCCCGTCGAGGCGGCTGCGGTCGCGCCGGCGCCCGTCGAGGTGCCCGCCGCCGCACCGGTGGCCGAGGTGGCCCCGGTGGAGGCCGTCGTGCCCGCCGCTCCCGTCGCGCCCGCAGCGCCCGCCGTCGACGAGAGCCAGTCCGTCGCCGCCGCCCGCGCCGCCTTCGCCGCCGCGCAGGCGGAGAAGGCCGCTGCCGCGGCCGCGGCCGCCGCCCAGGTAGCCGCTCAGGCAGCCGCAGGACTCGCCGCGGTCGAGGCCGCCGGCGCCACGACTCCCGCCGCCCCGTCCGCCTCACCCGCACCTCCGGCGGCCGGCGGCGGCGAGGAGCACTTCACCTCGGTCGCGCAGGCCCGCGCGGCGTTCGCCGCCAAGCGCGCGTCCAAGAACGCCGGCACTTCGGAGCCCGCTGCCGCCGCATCCGCTCCGGAGCCCGAGCCCGAGGCGCCCGCGCTGCAGAGCCTCGCCCCGAACGACGACGGCCGCCCGATCTCGGTCGCTGCCGCGCGCGCCGCCGCCGCCAAGGCGAAGGCCGAGGCCGCGAAGCTCGGCGTCCCCGAGACGGAGACGGCGACGACCGAGCGCAAGTGGCATCTGCCGAAGCTGCCCTGA
- a CDS encoding DUF2510 domain-containing protein, whose translation MSLPDMVEYDRSESDPREEEVTRVTDQAIRVVPAGWYEDPSDPAQVRWWNGIAWTDHTQSKPDLDAADDLEESFAGPAAVRSRTRIRPTATMESWIVAFTPVLLFAALFVGVWAWLYVEPTFLVAGIVLAFVYLVTVVVAILDRRKLARWGHTPPPFAAVLLTAPVYLLIRALKLPKSWGQLIGWAISAVLLLGGPAAAWGAGALTSVEIATKIQYEIRQELVGSGQASAVSCPPIADTMTVGSIYTCAVTRPDGGEGKLWVSIDSDHGDYSYSFAIR comes from the coding sequence ATGAGTCTCCCCGACATGGTCGAGTACGACCGCTCCGAGTCCGACCCGAGAGAAGAAGAGGTGACCCGCGTGACCGATCAGGCGATCCGCGTGGTTCCGGCCGGTTGGTACGAGGACCCGTCCGACCCCGCTCAGGTGCGCTGGTGGAACGGCATCGCCTGGACCGACCACACGCAGTCGAAGCCCGACCTCGACGCCGCGGACGACCTCGAGGAGAGCTTCGCGGGGCCCGCCGCCGTGCGCAGCCGCACGCGCATCCGCCCGACCGCCACGATGGAGAGCTGGATCGTGGCGTTCACGCCCGTGCTGCTGTTCGCGGCGCTCTTCGTCGGAGTGTGGGCCTGGCTCTATGTCGAGCCGACGTTCCTCGTGGCGGGCATCGTGCTCGCGTTCGTCTACCTCGTCACGGTCGTCGTGGCGATCCTCGACCGCCGCAAGCTCGCCCGATGGGGGCACACGCCGCCGCCGTTCGCGGCCGTGCTCCTGACGGCGCCCGTCTACCTGCTCATCCGCGCCCTCAAGCTCCCCAAGAGCTGGGGACAGCTCATCGGCTGGGCCATCTCGGCCGTGCTGCTGCTCGGGGGCCCCGCCGCGGCGTGGGGCGCCGGCGCGCTCACGAGCGTCGAGATCGCGACGAAGATCCAGTACGAGATCCGGCAGGAGCTCGTCGGCAGCGGACAGGCCTCGGCCGTGTCGTGCCCGCCGATCGCCGACACCATGACGGTCGGCTCGATCTACACGTGCGCCGTGACGCGCCCCGATGGCGGCGAGGGCAAGCTGTGGGTCAGCATCGACTCGGACCACGGCGACTACAGCTACTCCTTCGCGATCCGTTGA
- a CDS encoding DUF2510 domain-containing protein, with protein MAEEEGHVPAGWYPDPLGLPQLRWWDNHAWTEHTSDARQPMVAQETVTAKLAYADDDEPLTQREDLATDSGSAQPTAEPAFAAADPVKSLEAPAAQLRLEEEVVSPGLKYAQEHVIEDAPTSAPFLLDTSYDDLLGVPIDPTQAQQPAARPAFTPSFEPMPTFQVDPNAAAGVGTFTTTNFDPSSFSNFTYTPSVLADHDPAQPLTRRAVMAENGLSINTGPVWIIALMPIIMLILALMFLVAGDAGRDSTLFAGIILGGSYLTTIVLAVIDRVMLTRMGHTRTANWDWAFLGAPVYLIARMSNVVRETGRGLRPFLTWSALTIVLIGSAVAIPGIVMALAPGVFSDEAEQSISEQATLIGANVNATCPDVPPLLVGDTMVCSAVTPTKVANVVVSLQRKNGWIDWRVDDWGVFSTNR; from the coding sequence ATGGCGGAAGAGGAAGGCCATGTGCCGGCGGGGTGGTACCCCGATCCGCTCGGGCTTCCCCAGCTGCGCTGGTGGGACAACCACGCCTGGACCGAGCACACCTCGGATGCGCGACAGCCGATGGTCGCCCAGGAGACCGTCACGGCGAAGCTCGCCTACGCCGACGACGACGAGCCCCTGACGCAGCGCGAGGACCTCGCGACCGACAGCGGCTCGGCTCAGCCGACCGCCGAGCCCGCCTTCGCGGCCGCCGACCCCGTCAAGTCGCTCGAGGCTCCCGCTGCCCAGCTGCGGCTCGAGGAGGAGGTCGTCTCCCCCGGACTCAAGTACGCCCAGGAGCACGTCATCGAGGACGCGCCGACGAGCGCGCCGTTCCTCCTCGACACGAGCTACGACGACCTGCTCGGCGTACCGATCGACCCGACGCAGGCGCAGCAGCCCGCGGCGCGTCCGGCCTTCACGCCCTCGTTCGAGCCCATGCCGACCTTCCAGGTCGACCCGAACGCGGCCGCCGGCGTCGGCACCTTCACGACGACCAACTTCGACCCGTCGTCGTTCAGCAACTTCACCTACACACCCTCGGTGCTCGCCGACCACGACCCCGCGCAGCCGCTCACGCGCCGCGCGGTCATGGCCGAGAACGGCCTCTCGATCAACACGGGACCCGTGTGGATCATCGCGCTCATGCCGATCATCATGCTCATCCTCGCGCTCATGTTCCTCGTCGCGGGCGACGCAGGGCGCGACTCGACGCTCTTCGCGGGCATCATCCTCGGCGGCTCGTACCTCACGACGATCGTGCTCGCGGTCATCGACCGCGTCATGCTCACGCGCATGGGCCACACGCGCACGGCGAACTGGGACTGGGCGTTCCTCGGAGCCCCCGTCTACCTCATCGCGCGGATGTCGAACGTCGTCCGCGAGACCGGCCGTGGCCTGCGTCCGTTCCTCACCTGGTCGGCCCTCACGATCGTGCTCATCGGCTCCGCCGTCGCCATCCCGGGCATCGTCATGGCGCTCGCGCCCGGCGTGTTCTCGGACGAGGCCGAGCAGTCGATCTCCGAGCAGGCGACCCTCATCGGAGCGAACGTCAACGCCACGTGCCCGGACGTGCCGCCGCTGCTCGTCGGCGACACCATGGTCTGCAGCGCCGTCACGCCCACCAAGGTGGCGAACGTCGTCGTGAGCCTCCAGCGCAAGAACGGCTGGATCGACTGGCGCGTCGACGACTGGGGCGTCTTCTCGACGAACCGATGA
- a CDS encoding RNA helicase yields MASDDLVSRLPHPWDPDAFLEAFDAWARSRGLALYPAQEEAVLELALERHLVLSTPTGTGKSLVAVAAHAMAIAQGRRSFYTAPLKALVSEKFFELVALFGAENVGMVTGDSSVNPDAPIVCCTAEILANIALRRGADAEVDSVVMDEFHFYADPERGWAWQVPLLVLSRARFVLLSATLGDVSPIATDLERRTGREVARVTGVERPVPLHYRYLVQPVQEVVEELLADGLAPVYIVHFSQAAAVERAQALASVRVATREQRDRIAEAIGGFRFSTGFGQTLGRLIRSGIGVHHAGMLPRYRRLVEQLAQQGLLRVVCGTDTLGVGINVPIRTVLLTGLTKFDGTRMRQLTAREFHQVAGRAGRAGFDTAGEVVALAPEHEIENARAAAKAGDDAKAKRKIVKKRAPDGFVSWGPASFERLIAAEPEPLASSMRMTAAMLLQLLSRPGADAPASEPGSAFRTVRDLVRDNHEPAARRAALARRAIALYRTLRTAGVVEQSGGGFDGTARVRLTVELQPDFALNQPLSPFALAALELLDRDAPGYALDAVSVIEATLDDPRPVLVQQEFRARGQAVAAMKAEGIEYEERMELLEEITWPKPLAELLEQAYETFASSQPWIRDYELRPKSVVRDLYERAMGFGDYVSFLQLGRSEGLVLRYLSDAYRAARQTIPDDAKTEELRDVVEWLGELVRQVDSSLLDEWSALIDPERATEEAAGPALPPPPPDVTTNRRAFMVLVRNELWRRVQAAALQNDDELVALDPDAGWPEALDAYYDEHDVIGTGPDARSSARIVVTEHADRWEVRQIVDDPAGHHDWGIDAVVDLEASRAEGTAVVRVAGLRRL; encoded by the coding sequence ATGGCCTCTGACGACCTCGTGTCGCGTCTCCCGCATCCGTGGGATCCCGACGCGTTCCTCGAGGCGTTCGACGCCTGGGCCCGCTCGCGCGGTCTCGCGCTCTACCCGGCGCAGGAGGAGGCCGTGCTCGAGCTCGCGCTCGAGAGGCACCTCGTGCTCAGCACGCCGACGGGCACGGGCAAGTCGCTCGTAGCGGTCGCGGCGCACGCGATGGCGATCGCGCAGGGGCGCCGCTCCTTCTACACGGCGCCCCTCAAGGCGCTCGTGAGCGAGAAGTTCTTCGAGCTCGTGGCGCTCTTCGGAGCCGAGAACGTCGGGATGGTCACGGGCGACTCGAGCGTCAACCCCGACGCGCCGATCGTGTGCTGCACGGCGGAGATCCTCGCGAACATCGCGTTGCGGCGCGGGGCGGATGCCGAGGTCGACTCGGTCGTCATGGACGAGTTCCACTTCTACGCCGACCCGGAACGCGGATGGGCGTGGCAGGTGCCGCTGCTCGTGCTGTCCCGCGCGCGCTTCGTGCTGCTCTCGGCGACCCTCGGCGACGTGTCGCCGATCGCCACGGACCTCGAGCGGCGCACGGGACGCGAGGTGGCGCGCGTGACAGGCGTCGAGCGCCCCGTGCCGCTGCACTACCGCTACCTCGTGCAGCCCGTGCAGGAGGTCGTCGAGGAGCTCCTCGCGGACGGCCTCGCCCCCGTCTACATCGTGCACTTCTCGCAGGCCGCGGCGGTCGAACGGGCGCAGGCCCTCGCGAGCGTGCGCGTCGCGACGCGCGAGCAGCGCGACCGGATCGCCGAGGCGATCGGGGGCTTCCGCTTCTCCACGGGCTTCGGGCAGACGCTCGGCCGCCTCATCCGCTCCGGGATCGGCGTGCACCACGCGGGAATGCTGCCGCGCTACCGACGGCTCGTCGAGCAGCTCGCCCAGCAGGGACTTCTGCGGGTCGTGTGCGGCACCGACACCCTCGGCGTCGGCATCAACGTGCCCATCCGCACCGTGCTGCTCACAGGGCTCACGAAGTTCGACGGCACGCGCATGCGCCAGCTCACGGCACGCGAGTTCCACCAGGTGGCGGGCCGCGCGGGGCGCGCGGGCTTCGACACGGCGGGGGAGGTCGTCGCGCTCGCGCCCGAGCACGAGATCGAGAACGCGCGCGCGGCGGCCAAGGCCGGCGACGACGCGAAGGCCAAGCGCAAGATCGTCAAGAAGCGGGCGCCCGACGGGTTCGTGAGCTGGGGTCCCGCGAGCTTCGAGCGGCTCATCGCGGCAGAGCCCGAGCCCCTCGCGAGCTCGATGCGGATGACCGCCGCCATGCTCCTGCAGCTGCTGTCCCGTCCGGGCGCCGACGCGCCCGCATCCGAGCCCGGGAGCGCCTTCCGCACCGTGCGCGACCTCGTGCGCGACAACCACGAGCCGGCGGCGCGCCGCGCGGCCCTCGCCCGCCGCGCGATCGCCCTGTACCGCACTCTCCGCACGGCGGGCGTCGTCGAGCAGTCGGGCGGCGGATTCGACGGGACGGCTCGCGTGCGCCTCACGGTCGAGCTCCAGCCCGATTTCGCCCTCAACCAGCCGCTCTCGCCCTTCGCGCTCGCTGCTCTCGAGCTGCTCGACAGGGATGCGCCGGGCTACGCCCTCGACGCCGTGAGCGTCATCGAGGCGACGCTCGACGACCCGCGGCCCGTGCTCGTGCAGCAGGAGTTCCGCGCGCGCGGCCAGGCCGTCGCCGCGATGAAGGCGGAGGGGATCGAGTACGAGGAGCGCATGGAGCTCCTCGAGGAGATCACGTGGCCCAAGCCGCTCGCGGAGCTGCTCGAGCAGGCCTACGAGACCTTCGCGTCGAGCCAGCCCTGGATCCGCGACTACGAGCTGCGCCCCAAGTCGGTCGTGCGCGACCTCTACGAGCGCGCGATGGGCTTCGGCGACTACGTCTCGTTCCTCCAGCTCGGCCGCAGCGAGGGGCTCGTGCTGCGCTACCTGAGCGACGCGTACCGTGCCGCGCGGCAGACCATCCCCGACGACGCGAAGACCGAGGAGCTGCGCGACGTCGTCGAGTGGCTCGGCGAGCTCGTGCGCCAGGTCGACTCGAGCCTGCTCGACGAGTGGTCGGCGCTCATCGACCCCGAGCGCGCGACCGAGGAGGCCGCTGGGCCCGCCCTGCCGCCCCCGCCTCCCGACGTCACGACGAACCGCCGCGCCTTCATGGTGCTCGTGCGCAACGAGCTGTGGCGACGCGTGCAGGCCGCCGCGCTGCAGAACGACGACGAGCTCGTCGCGCTCGACCCCGACGCGGGGTGGCCCGAGGCGCTCGACGCCTACTACGACGAGCACGACGTCATCGGCACCGGTCCGGATGCGCGTTCCTCGGCGCGCATCGTCGTGACCGAGCACGCCGACCGCTGGGAGGTGCGGCAGATCGTCGACGACCCGGCGGGTCATCACGACTGGGGCATCGACGCGGTCGTCGACCTCGAGGCGTCCCGCGCGGAGGGCACCGCGGTCGTGCGCGTCGCGGGGCTCAGGCGGCTCTGA